The Ornithinibacillus sp. 4-3 region TCGATTACAAATCCATATAAAGAAGTACAAGGAGAAACAGCTTCTGTTGATTCAGATGCCATGGCTAAATTAACTAATCGTTTAGCGGGATTAGAGAAGGAATTAACAGTGTTAAGGCAAGCTCCGGTAGCAGAAGCAAATGCTAAAGGAGAGGCAAGTCGTCCTACGCGAAAGATGGCTAAGGCAAATCGTTTTAAAATTCCATATGAGCAAATACGTATGATTTTAAATGAAGCGGAAAAAGCTGCATTACAAGAAGTTAATACAAAATGGGTTTCCTTTTTAAGTCAATTAAAGGCAATCAATGCTCCAGCACATGCAACTATTCAAGATAGTAAGCCAGCTGCTGCTTCAGAGCGAGGTTTAGTTGTCGCATTCCGTTATGAGATCCATTGCTCGTTATTCGTAGATAATCGAGAAGTAATTGAATCAACATTAGAAAATGCATTAGGGAAAAGATTATCTATCGTCCCAATACCAGCTAAAGATTGGCCAGAAGTGCGTAAAGATTACTTAGCAAATCAAGATACACCAAAACAAGAAGAACAAGATCCATTAGTAGAAGAAGCACGTAAACTTTTTGGTGATGAATTAATTGAAGTTAATGATTAATTCCAGTGGATGTATTTCTTAAACAAAGCTAATTGTTGATAGAAGGACATGGAACGACTACAATATGTTTGATTTAATATGGTCGAATCCATTTATTTTAATAAAAAAGAAGTTATTTTTAAGGAGGCTGTTACCAATGAAAGGCATGGGTAATATGGGAAACATGATGAAACAAATGCAGAAAATGCAAAAGAAAATGATGCAGGCACAAGAAGAGTTACATGAAATGACTTTTGAGGCATCTGTTGGCGGCGGAATGGTTACTGTTACTGCAAACGGTAAAAAAGAAATTACTGATGTACAAATTAAAGAAGAAGTTGTTGATCCAGACGATATAGAAATGCTACAGGATTTAATTATTACAGCAACAAATGAAGTGTTAAATCAAGTAGATGAGAAAACAAATGCAGTAATGGGACAATTCACTAAAGGCTTAAACATGCCTGGAATGTTCTAGGAGGCGCTTTAATGTACTATCCAGAACCAATATCTAAACTAATAGATAGTTTTACAAAATTGCCAGGGATTGGGCCGAAGACAGCAGTCCGCCTGGCTTTTTTTGTCATCAATATGAAAGACGATGATGTATTAAGCTTTGCTAATTCCTTGGTCAGTGCAAAACGCGAGCTAACACATTGTTCTGTCTGTGGCCATATTACGGACCAGGATCCTTGTTCGATTTGTCAGGATCAATCCCGTGACGAATCTATTATTTGTGTAGTAGAGGATCC contains the following coding sequences:
- a CDS encoding YbaB/EbfC family nucleoid-associated protein, producing the protein MKGMGNMGNMMKQMQKMQKKMMQAQEELHEMTFEASVGGGMVTVTANGKKEITDVQIKEEVVDPDDIEMLQDLIITATNEVLNQVDEKTNAVMGQFTKGLNMPGMF